Proteins from a genomic interval of Spea bombifrons isolate aSpeBom1 chromosome 4, aSpeBom1.2.pri, whole genome shotgun sequence:
- the NOPCHAP1 gene encoding NOP protein chaperone 1 has protein sequence MEGDEGVTSPESRSRELLGVGSGSGGIYSKLLINAKHGDKNGAAPAIVRMPRSSILNRIQNFLPQMAEANESLSKQMETMPAGAFDIENTDEEEKIIEMNVAVVELSDTDSSEAESSSDGSSDSDLEGEVTEDNIKLRKETKKGKIEVLEQ, from the exons ATGGAAGGGGATGAGGGAGTCACGTCTCCGGAGAGCAGGTCACGGGAGCTGCTCGGTGTTGGCAGTGGCTCGGGAG GGATATATAGCAAGCTGCTGATCAACGCAAAACATGGCGACAAAAACGGTGCTGCGCCAGCAATTGTCAGAATGCCTCGGAGCAGCA TCTTGAACAGAATTCAAAACTTCCTACCTCAGATGGCAGAGGCCAATGAAAGTCTAAGCAAGCAAATGGAGACGATGCCAGCGGGAGCATTTGACATTGAAAACACTGACGAGGAAGAAAAGATCATTGAAATG AATGTGGCAGTGGTGGAATTGAGTGACACTGACTCCAGTGAAGCAGAGAGCAGCTCAGATGGAAGCTCTGACAGTGACCTCGAAGGAGAGGTGACAGAAGACAACATCAAACTGAGGAAAGAAACCAAGAAAGGAAAAATAGAAGTTCTAGAACAGTGA